Proteins from a single region of Methanotorris igneus Kol 5:
- the rsmA gene encoding 16S rRNA (adenine(1518)-N(6)/adenine(1519)-N(6))-dimethyltransferase RsmA, whose protein sequence is MKPSKKLGQCFLIDKNFVKKAVDAANLTKDDVVLEIGLGRGILTEELAKNAKKVYVIEIDEKLRPYAEKITREYDNVDVIWGDALKVNFDELGFNKVVANLPYQISSPITFKLLKTDFDVAVLMYQYEFAKRMVAKEGTKDYGRLSVAVQYKADIEFICKVPPSAFSPRPKVNSAIVKIVKREPLFKVEDEEFFENVLRALFQHKNKTVRRALINSCHELGVEREKIKEILENIDFNVDERVFKLSPKEIGNLSNLLYNHLRYK, encoded by the coding sequence ATAAAACCATCTAAGAAATTAGGACAGTGTTTTTTAATAGACAAGAATTTCGTTAAAAAGGCCGTGGATGCTGCAAATTTAACTAAAGATGATGTAGTTTTAGAAATTGGGTTGGGCAGAGGGATTTTAACAGAAGAACTTGCTAAAAATGCCAAAAAAGTATATGTTATTGAAATAGATGAAAAATTAAGACCATACGCGGAAAAAATAACGAGAGAGTATGACAATGTTGATGTCATTTGGGGAGATGCGTTAAAAGTTAATTTTGATGAATTAGGGTTTAATAAGGTTGTTGCTAATCTGCCTTACCAAATATCCTCTCCTATAACATTCAAATTATTAAAAACTGATTTTGATGTTGCTGTTTTGATGTATCAGTATGAGTTTGCTAAAAGAATGGTAGCAAAAGAAGGAACAAAGGATTACGGAAGATTAAGTGTTGCTGTTCAATACAAGGCAGATATTGAATTTATATGCAAAGTTCCACCTTCTGCTTTCTCTCCAAGGCCAAAGGTAAATTCTGCAATAGTGAAAATAGTTAAGAGAGAGCCATTATTTAAAGTTGAAGATGAGGAATTTTTTGAGAATGTTTTAAGGGCTTTGTTCCAGCATAAGAATAAAACAGTTAGGAGAGCGTTGATAAATTCATGCCATGAATTGGGCGTTGAGAGGGAAAAAATAAAAGAAATCTTAGAAAATATTGACTTTAATGTTGATGAAAGAGTTTTTAAATTGAGCCCAAAAGAGATTGGCAATCTAAGTAATCTATTGTACAATCATTTGCGTTATAAATGA
- a CDS encoding DNA topoisomerase VI subunit B: MAENLFEEFKEHSVAEFFRKNRHMLGYSGKLRSMTTIVHELVTNSLDACEEAEILPDVKVEIEKLGTDHYKVIVEDNGPGIPPEFVPKVFGKMLAGSKMHRLVQSRGQQGIGAAGVLLFAQMTTGKPLKITTSTGDGVIHEMEIKMSVEKNEGEVVSHKTRKGNWRGTRVEGEFKEVTYNRGEYGPYEYLRRISLATPHAKITLKDPEDIVVFDRVSHEIPKRPEEMKPHPYGLTPDELLYISRKTSSKKVSSMLVQELSRFSSKRIKDLENYMLRDKLLENYRNSVFWSIVVNCYLNVNIDDYISKFKEYIDEEEIKQLKDVINFLPESLDELKRFILKYMIMEYLFDKFDEEKIKEIKHHFKKKPENFIDYAEKNFLSASTMEEFRKRLKHITKSPEEFVKALKEKGMVSDEELERFKGEIKNILSKNPKELTWEDAEIIVRCLQDMDFIAPSTSGLRPIGAENIEKSLKSLLNPDFVKAITRNPKTYKGGIPFAVEVAIAYGGDAGRQSDEGKKMEIMRFANHVPLLFDAGGCGLTKAVKSINWKRYGLRGEDVPITVFVNLISTHVPYTSAGKQAVACSENENEEIFNEIRQALMICARELEHHLSRIRREQEEEKKRKYVMKYAKIFAEALANIVGKPVEDIEEKVVQLLK, encoded by the coding sequence ATGGCAGAGAACTTATTTGAAGAATTTAAAGAACATTCAGTAGCGGAATTTTTTAGGAAAAATAGGCACATGCTTGGATATAGTGGAAAATTAAGAAGTATGACCACAATTGTTCATGAATTGGTAACAAATAGCTTAGATGCATGTGAAGAGGCAGAAATTTTACCGGATGTTAAAGTAGAGATAGAGAAGTTAGGAACTGACCACTACAAAGTCATTGTTGAAGATAATGGACCTGGAATTCCACCCGAGTTTGTTCCAAAGGTCTTTGGTAAGATGCTTGCTGGTTCTAAGATGCATAGGCTTGTCCAATCAAGAGGGCAGCAAGGTATAGGGGCTGCAGGGGTTTTGTTGTTTGCTCAAATGACCACAGGAAAGCCATTAAAAATTACGACCTCAACTGGAGATGGAGTAATTCACGAAATGGAAATAAAGATGAGTGTTGAAAAAAATGAAGGGGAGGTTGTATCCCACAAAACAAGAAAAGGGAATTGGAGAGGAACAAGGGTTGAGGGTGAATTTAAGGAGGTTACTTACAATAGAGGAGAATATGGACCTTATGAATACTTGAGGAGAATTAGTTTAGCAACTCCGCATGCAAAGATAACTTTGAAGGACCCAGAGGATATTGTAGTATTTGATAGAGTATCCCATGAAATCCCAAAAAGACCAGAGGAGATGAAACCACACCCATATGGTTTAACACCTGATGAACTCCTCTACATATCAAGAAAGACATCATCAAAAAAAGTTTCAAGTATGCTTGTTCAAGAACTCTCAAGATTTTCATCTAAAAGGATTAAAGATTTGGAAAATTACATGTTAAGGGACAAATTATTGGAAAATTATAGAAATAGTGTATTTTGGAGCATTGTGGTAAATTGTTATTTAAATGTCAATATCGATGATTACATTAGCAAGTTCAAAGAATATATTGATGAAGAAGAGATAAAACAATTAAAAGATGTTATAAACTTCCTCCCAGAAAGTTTGGATGAACTTAAAAGGTTTATTTTAAAGTATATGATAATGGAATATTTATTTGACAAATTTGATGAAGAAAAGATAAAGGAGATAAAACACCACTTTAAGAAGAAACCAGAAAACTTCATAGATTATGCAGAGAAGAATTTCCTATCTGCATCCACTATGGAAGAATTTAGAAAGAGATTGAAGCACATAACAAAATCACCAGAAGAGTTCGTAAAGGCATTGAAAGAAAAAGGCATGGTCTCTGACGAAGAATTGGAGAGATTTAAAGGAGAAATTAAAAATATATTATCAAAGAATCCCAAGGAATTAACTTGGGAAGATGCAGAGATTATTGTAAGATGTCTCCAAGATATGGACTTTATAGCACCTTCAACAAGTGGTTTAAGACCTATAGGGGCAGAGAATATTGAAAAGTCTCTCAAATCTTTACTAAATCCTGACTTTGTTAAGGCAATAACAAGGAACCCAAAAACCTACAAGGGAGGAATTCCTTTCGCTGTTGAAGTAGCGATAGCGTATGGTGGGGATGCTGGAAGGCAATCTGATGAAGGTAAAAAAATGGAAATTATGAGATTTGCAAACCACGTTCCTCTATTATTTGATGCTGGTGGATGTGGATTAACTAAGGCAGTTAAAAGCATTAATTGGAAGAGGTATGGACTTAGAGGGGAAGATGTGCCAATAACAGTGTTTGTCAACTTAATCTCTACACACGTCCCATACACTTCTGCTGGAAAACAGGCAGTTGCCTGCAGTGAAAATGAAAATGAAGAGATATTCAACGAGATAAGGCAAGCATTGATGATTTGTGCGAGGGAACTTGAACACCACCTATCAAGAATAAGAAGAGAGCAAGAAGAAGAGAAAAAGAGAAAATATGTAATGAAATATGCAAAGATATTTGCAGAAGCATTAGCGAACATAGTAGGCAAACCAGTAGAGGACATAGAGGAAAAGGTCGTGCAGCTCTTGAAATAA
- a CDS encoding ABC transporter substrate-binding protein, whose amino-acid sequence MGLLAIATILCGCVDQNKEAGGAEKEVKVGVILDQTGDLGPIGEKMLKAAELAKDELDGKEIDGKKIKVILIERDSQTQPDAAVKAFNDLVNLEGVKIIVGPMTSSETLAIANLANAKKVVVISPSATLAKISSKEVDPNNFIFRTVGSDALQGRALADLATNLGFKKIVILAINNDYGLGMAEEIEKNFKGEAKTIPYNPNAADYKAEIQQIKEYNPDAVILVGYVESATKLLKDARIAGIKAQWLSSEGIADKAMFKDPEVAEYMVGMIGTRPYSPKDTETYKKFAEAYKAKFGFEPGLFCDTTYDATKLAILAVAKAESYDGEAIKKALYEVSKDYIGASGKKTFDENGDVPQDYEIWKVVKVDGEYDIKVVGKWSEGQITWNE is encoded by the coding sequence GTGGGGTTATTAGCAATAGCAACAATACTCTGCGGATGCGTAGACCAAAATAAAGAAGCAGGAGGAGCAGAGAAAGAAGTAAAAGTTGGTGTTATTTTAGACCAAACTGGAGATTTGGGACCAATTGGAGAAAAAATGTTAAAAGCTGCTGAACTTGCAAAAGATGAACTTGATGGAAAAGAAATTGATGGAAAAAAGATTAAGGTAATTTTAATAGAAAGAGATAGCCAAACCCAGCCAGATGCTGCTGTTAAGGCATTCAATGATTTGGTAAACCTTGAAGGAGTTAAAATTATTGTTGGTCCAATGACATCATCAGAAACATTGGCAATTGCAAACCTTGCAAACGCTAAGAAGGTTGTTGTAATCTCACCATCAGCAACTTTAGCAAAAATAAGCTCAAAAGAAGTAGATCCAAATAACTTCATATTTAGAACCGTTGGTAGCGATGCATTGCAGGGTAGAGCATTGGCAGATTTGGCAACCAATTTAGGATTCAAAAAGATTGTAATATTAGCAATTAACAACGACTATGGTTTAGGTATGGCAGAAGAAATAGAGAAAAACTTTAAAGGAGAAGCAAAAACAATACCATACAATCCTAATGCAGCAGATTACAAAGCAGAAATTCAACAAATAAAAGAATACAACCCAGATGCAGTAATCTTAGTAGGTTATGTTGAATCAGCAACAAAATTATTAAAAGATGCAAGAATTGCAGGAATAAAAGCACAGTGGTTATCATCAGAAGGTATTGCTGATAAGGCAATGTTTAAAGACCCAGAAGTTGCTGAATACATGGTTGGTATGATTGGAACAAGACCATACTCACCAAAAGACACAGAAACATACAAGAAATTCGCAGAGGCATACAAAGCTAAGTTTGGCTTTGAGCCAGGATTGTTCTGTGACACTACATACGATGCTACAAAATTGGCAATATTGGCTGTTGCGAAAGCAGAAAGTTATGATGGAGAGGCAATTAAAAAGGCATTGTATGAGGTAAGTAAAGACTACATTGGAGCAAGTGGTAAAAAGACATTTGATGAAAATGGAGATGTCCCACAAGATTATGAAATTTGGAAGGTTGTAAAAGTCGATGGAGAATATGATATTAAAGTTGTAGGTAAGTGGAGCGAAGGACAAATAACATGGAATGAATAA